A window from Nocardioides mesophilus encodes these proteins:
- a CDS encoding ABC transporter ATP-binding protein: MLDESSSRPDAGTGPFLDVRDLQVHFPTDDGLVKSVDGLSFHVERGKTLGIVGESGSGKSVTSMSVMGLHKAGTAEISGQILLDGENLVTASPDAVRRLRGKRMAMIFQDPLSAMHPYYSVGNQIIEAYRIHNDVSKAAARKHAIEMLDRVGIPEPDSRVDAYPHQYSGGMRQRAMIAMALSCDPDLLIADEPTTALDVTVQAQILDLIRDLQKEFNSAVIIITHDLGVVAELADDILVMYAGRAAEYGTAEQIFNEPEHPYTWGLLSSMPRFDRVRSERLQPIPGSPPSLINVPSGCAFHPRCVFSERTGGLSETVRPELEDTGNGHKVACHLPILERHRIWRDEIQPKL; the protein is encoded by the coding sequence GACGCCGGCACCGGACCGTTCCTCGACGTCCGGGACCTGCAGGTGCACTTCCCGACCGACGACGGGCTGGTCAAGTCGGTGGACGGCCTGTCCTTCCACGTCGAGCGCGGCAAGACGCTCGGCATCGTCGGCGAGTCCGGCTCCGGCAAGAGCGTCACCAGCATGTCGGTGATGGGCCTGCACAAGGCCGGCACCGCCGAGATCTCCGGCCAGATCCTCCTCGACGGGGAGAACCTGGTGACCGCTTCCCCGGACGCCGTACGGCGGTTGCGGGGCAAGCGGATGGCGATGATCTTCCAGGACCCGCTCTCGGCGATGCACCCGTACTACTCGGTCGGCAACCAGATCATCGAGGCCTACCGGATCCACAACGACGTCTCCAAGGCGGCGGCGCGCAAGCACGCCATCGAGATGCTGGACCGGGTCGGCATCCCGGAGCCGGACAGCCGGGTCGACGCCTACCCCCACCAGTACTCCGGCGGCATGCGGCAGCGGGCGATGATCGCGATGGCGCTCTCCTGCGACCCGGACCTGCTGATCGCCGACGAGCCGACCACCGCGCTCGACGTCACCGTGCAGGCGCAGATCCTCGACCTGATCCGCGACCTGCAGAAGGAGTTCAACTCCGCGGTCATCATCATCACCCACGACCTCGGGGTGGTCGCCGAGCTCGCCGACGACATCCTGGTGATGTACGCCGGCCGCGCGGCCGAGTACGGCACCGCCGAGCAGATCTTCAACGAGCCGGAGCATCCCTACACCTGGGGGCTGCTCTCCTCGATGCCACGCTTCGACCGGGTCCGCTCCGAGCGGCTGCAGCCGATCCCGGGGTCGCCGCCCAGCCTGATCAACGTGCCGAGCGGCTGCGCCTTCCACCCCCGCTGCGTCTTCTCCGAGCGCACCGGCGGACTCTCCGAGACCGTCCGGCCCGAGCTCGAGGACACCGGGAACGGCCACAAGGTGGCGTGTCACCTGCCGATCCTCGAGCGCCACAGGATCTGGCGCGACGAGATCCAGCCGAAGCTCTAG
- a CDS encoding GH1 family beta-glucosidase produces the protein MTSHLPDGSRLAFGTATASYQIEGAATADGKGPSIWDTFTAVPGTIVDGSDGTAACDSYVRYEEDADLVKGLGVDYYRFSFAWPRIMPTGSGAVEPRGLAYYDRVVDALLERQITPMATLYHWDLPQALQDADGWLNRDTAERFADYAMVLHEHFADRVHLWATHNEPWCAAYLGYGSGRHAPGRRDGGGAHRAAHHLMLGHGLAAGRMHEAGADAVGIVLNLSPVWPERPEAAEAADGVDAIRNRVWLDPLVDGAYDENLLRIAPVLRDPDVVRDGDLELIRGSADWVGVNYYTPARVDVPDEGQSAVQSYDDAGDAEVDAFPGVENLTFTPRDPRTDIGWEIEPGGLEELLVTTHERTGLPLIVTENGAAFPDTERTPDGTVDDQDRIDYVRSHIEAVDRAREAGADVRAYVLWTLLDNFEWAEGYTKTFGIVHVDRTDLSRTPKRSYEWYSKLVHDRTS, from the coding sequence ATGACTTCTCATCTGCCTGATGGATCCCGACTCGCCTTCGGCACCGCCACCGCGTCCTACCAGATCGAGGGAGCCGCCACGGCAGACGGGAAGGGCCCGTCGATCTGGGACACCTTCACCGCCGTGCCCGGCACGATCGTGGACGGAAGCGACGGCACGGCGGCGTGCGACTCCTACGTCCGCTACGAGGAGGACGCCGACCTGGTCAAGGGTCTCGGCGTCGACTACTACCGCTTCTCCTTCGCCTGGCCGCGGATCATGCCGACCGGGTCCGGCGCCGTCGAGCCGCGCGGCCTGGCCTACTACGACCGGGTGGTCGACGCCTTGCTGGAGCGCCAGATCACGCCGATGGCGACGCTCTACCACTGGGACCTGCCGCAGGCGCTGCAGGACGCTGACGGCTGGCTGAACCGCGACACCGCGGAGCGCTTCGCCGACTACGCCATGGTGCTCCACGAGCACTTCGCCGACCGGGTGCACCTGTGGGCCACCCACAACGAGCCGTGGTGCGCGGCCTACCTCGGCTACGGGTCCGGCCGGCACGCTCCCGGCCGCCGTGACGGAGGCGGCGCGCACCGCGCGGCCCACCACCTGATGCTCGGCCACGGGCTCGCGGCCGGCCGCATGCACGAGGCCGGTGCGGACGCAGTCGGCATCGTGCTGAACCTCTCGCCGGTGTGGCCGGAGCGGCCGGAGGCGGCCGAGGCCGCCGACGGGGTGGACGCCATCCGCAACCGGGTCTGGCTGGACCCGCTGGTCGACGGGGCGTACGACGAGAACCTGCTGCGGATCGCCCCGGTGCTCCGCGACCCCGACGTGGTCCGTGACGGCGACCTGGAGCTGATCCGCGGCTCGGCGGACTGGGTGGGCGTCAACTACTACACCCCCGCCCGGGTGGACGTCCCCGACGAGGGACAGTCCGCGGTGCAGAGCTACGACGACGCGGGCGACGCCGAGGTCGACGCGTTCCCCGGCGTGGAGAACCTCACCTTCACGCCGCGCGACCCGCGCACCGACATCGGCTGGGAGATCGAGCCCGGTGGGCTCGAGGAGCTCCTCGTGACGACCCACGAGCGCACCGGCCTTCCCTTGATCGTCACCGAGAACGGTGCGGCCTTCCCTGACACCGAGCGGACCCCGGACGGGACCGTGGACGACCAGGACCGGATCGACTACGTGCGGAGCCACATCGAGGCCGTCGACCGGGCCCGCGAGGCCGGCGCGGACGTCCGCGCCTACGTGCTGTGGACCCTGCTCGACAACTTCGAGTGGGCCGAGGGCTACACCAAGACG
- a CDS encoding LacI family DNA-binding transcriptional regulator, with amino-acid sequence MTSIKDVAREVGMSTATVSRALRGLPRVSEDTRLRVLKAAERLDYVASPAAAGLVSGQTRAVGVVVPFVTRWFYGSVVHGAEELLRERGYDLLLYNLAGDQQARHRVFQTHLLRKRVDAVLILSLTPSAEEIASLNRLDRPVATVGAVVPGFSSVSIDDLATARTAVQHLVDLGHRRIGYIGGDLEGQLDFSAPLDRLRGYREAMAAARLRRNPAWEVTGDFTVRGGLAATRLLLATTPRPTAIFAASDEMAIGAVHAVRETGLRVPEDVSVIGIDDHEMAEFFELSTVAQPVHEQGRVAAQLLLQAIEHGPAFEPAVLTVPTRLVVRRTTAPPRH; translated from the coding sequence ATGACCAGCATCAAGGACGTCGCACGCGAGGTCGGCATGTCGACCGCGACGGTCTCACGTGCGTTGCGGGGGCTGCCGCGGGTCTCCGAGGACACCCGCCTGCGGGTGCTCAAGGCTGCCGAGCGGCTCGACTACGTCGCCTCGCCCGCCGCCGCCGGCCTGGTCAGCGGGCAGACCCGCGCCGTCGGGGTGGTCGTGCCGTTCGTGACCCGGTGGTTCTACGGCTCGGTGGTGCACGGCGCGGAGGAGCTGCTGCGCGAGCGCGGCTACGACCTGCTGCTCTACAACCTCGCCGGTGACCAGCAAGCGCGGCACCGGGTGTTCCAGACCCACCTGCTGCGCAAGCGGGTCGACGCGGTGCTGATCCTGAGCCTGACCCCGAGCGCCGAGGAGATCGCCTCGCTGAACCGCCTGGACCGGCCCGTCGCCACGGTCGGCGCGGTCGTCCCGGGCTTCTCCAGCGTGAGCATCGACGACCTCGCCACGGCCCGCACCGCGGTGCAGCACCTGGTCGACCTCGGCCACCGCCGGATCGGCTACATCGGCGGTGACCTCGAGGGCCAGCTGGACTTCTCCGCACCGCTGGACCGGCTCCGGGGCTACCGCGAGGCCATGGCCGCGGCACGCCTGCGCCGGAATCCCGCCTGGGAGGTCACCGGCGACTTCACCGTCCGCGGCGGTCTCGCCGCCACCCGGTTGCTGCTGGCCACGACCCCGCGACCCACCGCGATCTTCGCGGCCTCGGACGAGATGGCGATCGGGGCGGTGCACGCCGTCCGGGAGACCGGGCTCCGGGTGCCCGAGGACGTCTCCGTGATCGGCATCGACGACCACGAGATGGCCGAGTTCTTCGAGCTCTCCACGGTGGCGCAACCGGTGCACGAGCAGGGCCGGGTGGCCGCGCAGCTGCTCCTGCAGGCCATCGAGCACGGCCCGGCGTTCGAGCCGGCGGTGCTCACGGTGCCGACGCGGCTCGTCGTACGACGCACCACCGCGCCGCCACGCCACTGA